The following proteins are encoded in a genomic region of [Eubacterium] hominis:
- the pheS gene encoding phenylalanine--tRNA ligase subunit alpha, translating to MEKLTTIREEALNKIASCKDMNELQSLRVLYLGKKGPIQEVMKSMKDLPKEERPAFGQQVNEVKSQLAQVIEDRKAVLEVEEMNKKIESEKIDITLDGQKPTLGNIHPLMLVQQEMEDLFIGLGYEIGEGPEVEQDLYNFERANIPKDHPARDMQDTFYINAEELMRTHTTAVQMRELEAGAKEQKLPIKVICPGKVYRRDDDDATHSHQFMQCEGLVVDKNITLSDLKGTLLFLAKKMFGENRTIRFRPSYFQFTEPSVEVDVSCHVCGGKGCPVCKGTGWIEILGAGMVHPNVLRMAGYDPDELSGFAFGIGIERVAMLKYGITDIRDFYTNDIRFLKTFNRFE from the coding sequence ATGGAAAAACTAACAACAATCAGAGAAGAAGCTCTGAATAAGATTGCGTCCTGTAAAGATATGAATGAACTACAAAGTCTACGTGTTTTATATCTTGGTAAAAAAGGACCAATTCAGGAAGTAATGAAATCAATGAAGGATCTTCCAAAAGAAGAACGTCCTGCTTTTGGTCAGCAGGTCAATGAAGTAAAAAGCCAGCTTGCACAAGTAATCGAAGATCGTAAAGCAGTGCTGGAAGTAGAGGAAATGAACAAGAAAATCGAATCAGAAAAAATCGATATCACATTAGATGGACAAAAACCTACACTTGGTAATATTCACCCATTGATGCTTGTACAGCAGGAAATGGAAGACTTGTTTATTGGTCTTGGATATGAAATTGGAGAAGGTCCTGAAGTAGAACAGGATTTATATAACTTTGAACGTGCGAATATTCCAAAGGATCACCCAGCAAGAGATATGCAGGATACTTTCTATATCAATGCGGAAGAATTGATGCGTACCCATACAACTGCGGTACAGATGCGTGAATTAGAGGCAGGCGCAAAAGAACAAAAACTTCCAATCAAGGTAATCTGTCCAGGTAAAGTGTATCGTAGAGATGATGATGATGCGACACATTCTCACCAGTTTATGCAGTGTGAAGGATTGGTCGTAGATAAAAATATCACATTATCAGATTTAAAGGGTACATTATTATTCCTGGCAAAGAAAATGTTTGGGGAAAACAGAACGATTCGTTTCCGTCCAAGCTATTTCCAGTTCACAGAACCTAGTGTAGAAGTAGATGTCAGCTGCCATGTATGTGGTGGTAAAGGATGTCCTGTTTGTAAAGGTACTGGATGGATTGAAATCTTAGGTGCTGGTATGGTACATCCAAATGTTTTACGTATGGCAGGATATGATCCTGATGAACTAAGCGGCTTTGCATTTGGTATCGGTATTGAACGTGTCGCAATGTTGAAGTATGGTATCACAGATATTCGTGATTTCTATACAAACGATATTCGTTTCTTGAAAACGTTCAACCGTTTTGAATAG
- a CDS encoding alanine--glyoxylate aminotransferase family protein, with product MKMLKIMSAGPTQVRENVRQARSRICTNPDLDPAFFQSYEETCKKISSILHTNNDTHILSGEGILGLEAAIASLTEPNDRALVIENGIFGEGFADFIQMYQGDVTFFHGDKLKGIDLDELKAFLDKDHDFAYATLVHVDTPSGVCNDITAICTLLHSYGILSVVDSVAGMIGEEVNVDEAHIDILCGGSQKAISVPPGLTIVTISDDAWRKMEQRKTPIAGFYVNLLNFKNVLKEQWFPYTMPVSDIEGLRVAIDNILDEPAIVNRHERIAKATREAVTKAGLTLYLNDNHANTVTVINVPEGVSSPQLLQDMIDDHHILISGCFSYLQDKVIRIGHMGENANVEDVALTLSALQACFTKQGYHLSCDMEDVFLSSVRQG from the coding sequence ATGAAAATGTTAAAGATTATGAGTGCAGGTCCTACACAGGTCAGAGAAAATGTACGTCAAGCTAGAAGCCGCATTTGCACAAACCCTGATTTAGACCCGGCTTTTTTTCAATCTTATGAAGAAACATGTAAGAAAATCAGTAGTATTCTGCATACAAACAACGATACCCATATCCTGTCTGGTGAAGGTATACTTGGTTTAGAAGCAGCCATCGCATCCTTAACAGAGCCAAATGATCGTGCTTTGGTTATAGAAAATGGTATCTTTGGAGAAGGCTTTGCGGATTTTATTCAAATGTATCAGGGAGATGTGACATTCTTTCATGGAGATAAATTAAAAGGCATCGATCTGGATGAATTAAAAGCATTTTTGGATAAAGACCATGATTTCGCATATGCAACACTTGTCCATGTAGATACACCAAGTGGTGTTTGTAACGACATTACCGCAATCTGCACTCTGCTTCACAGCTATGGTATTTTAAGTGTTGTAGATAGTGTGGCAGGTATGATTGGAGAAGAAGTAAACGTAGATGAAGCACATATCGATATCCTTTGTGGAGGCTCACAAAAAGCCATCAGTGTACCACCAGGATTAACCATTGTGACAATCAGTGATGATGCATGGAGAAAGATGGAACAGCGTAAAACACCAATTGCAGGATTTTATGTGAATCTTTTAAACTTCAAAAATGTTTTGAAAGAACAATGGTTTCCTTATACCATGCCAGTATCCGATATCGAAGGATTACGTGTTGCCATTGATAATATCTTAGATGAACCAGCTATTGTAAACCGTCATGAACGCATTGCAAAAGCTACAAGAGAAGCTGTCACAAAAGCAGGATTAACGTTATATCTGAATGACAATCACGCCAATACAGTCACAGTCATCAATGTTCCAGAAGGTGTATCTTCACCACAACTTTTACAAGATATGATAGATGATCATCATATTCTGATTTCCGGATGTTTCTCTTATCTGCAGGATAAAGTCATCCGTATCGGTCATATGGGAGAAAACGCAAATGTTGAAGATGTTGCTTTAACGCTTTCCGCATTGCAGGCATGTTTTACAAAACAAGGTTATCATTTATCATGTGATATGGAAGACGTATTCTTATCTTCCGTTCGTCAAGGATAG
- a CDS encoding AAA family ATPase yields MGSLEEIIEKIVGCNDEIINVKLKGLKEVMALEEELKRRGIPFVMDIRLTNIGCKATIGREKIEMYEKGVEDLRVDESKVLYDMDDAKEKHVPIGMSNYRMVKKENAYYVDKTKMIEELLRLNDQVTLITRPRRFGKTLNMSMLAEFFDITKDSKEIFKDTYIYQTEYVKEMNKWPVIFLSFFDCKGNENIMIGSLIEHLEDLYAKYYPIYKTFDEKELRDKLCQTYEELKKGNNFSNVVFIKNSLNRLIEFLSKKYQKNVIFLIDEYDTPFMSALTGKYYENVKDLLTGMLSSALKDNEYLYKGVLTGIQRIAKENLFSGLNNLEVCSIQDEKYKDVFGFTEDETRTLLEAHHLELNQDVKEMYDGYTIGGTEIYNPWSVINYADKGVLASYWINTGSNEVVCQLLEKSSNKVKKQYIELLEKGEMKVNCILEGAYIELRGATQLWALLVHAGYLTIKAKVSFDEYVLRIVNGEVKQDLIQILKRIFSLDDCNVYEMFEMIQEGKMKEFEEAYQEILFNYPSYFDLKDENSYHVLMLGLCIIVSDSYEIMSNQEKGYGRADIYLKSKKGQRDIVIEMKYAESETEESLLASAEKAMAQILNKHYGDDAIKIGIGNHQKKAKMIWKDIK; encoded by the coding sequence ATGGGAAGTTTAGAGGAAATAATAGAAAAAATCGTAGGTTGTAATGATGAAATCATTAATGTAAAACTTAAAGGATTAAAAGAAGTGATGGCTTTAGAGGAAGAATTAAAGAGACGAGGAATTCCTTTTGTTATGGATATCCGATTAACGAATATAGGGTGTAAGGCAACGATTGGCAGAGAAAAGATAGAAATGTATGAAAAAGGCGTTGAAGATTTACGTGTTGACGAATCAAAAGTATTATATGATATGGATGATGCAAAAGAGAAGCATGTGCCAATTGGTATGAGTAATTATCGAATGGTTAAGAAAGAAAACGCCTATTATGTAGATAAAACCAAAATGATTGAAGAACTATTACGATTAAATGATCAAGTAACATTAATCACACGCCCACGCAGATTTGGAAAAACACTAAATATGAGTATGTTGGCAGAATTTTTCGATATCACAAAGGATAGCAAAGAAATATTTAAAGATACCTATATCTATCAAACAGAATATGTCAAAGAAATGAACAAGTGGCCAGTAATTTTCTTAAGTTTTTTTGATTGTAAAGGTAATGAAAATATCATGATCGGCAGTTTGATTGAACATTTGGAAGATTTGTATGCAAAATATTATCCTATTTATAAAACATTTGATGAAAAAGAACTAAGAGATAAATTATGTCAAACATATGAAGAATTGAAAAAAGGAAATAATTTTAGTAATGTAGTTTTCATAAAGAATTCATTAAATAGATTAATAGAATTTTTGAGTAAAAAATATCAAAAAAATGTTATATTCCTAATTGATGAATATGATACACCATTTATGAGTGCATTGACTGGTAAGTATTATGAAAATGTAAAAGATCTTTTGACTGGAATGCTTTCATCAGCTTTAAAAGATAATGAATATTTGTATAAAGGCGTATTAACAGGTATACAAAGAATTGCGAAAGAAAACTTGTTTTCAGGATTAAACAATTTAGAAGTATGCAGTATACAGGATGAAAAATATAAAGATGTGTTTGGATTTACGGAAGATGAAACAAGAACGTTATTAGAAGCACATCATCTTGAATTGAATCAGGACGTAAAAGAAATGTATGATGGATATACGATTGGAGGAACCGAAATCTATAATCCATGGTCTGTAATAAATTATGCAGATAAAGGTGTTTTAGCATCTTATTGGATTAACACTGGAAGTAATGAGGTTGTTTGTCAATTACTAGAAAAATCAAGTAATAAAGTAAAAAAGCAATATATTGAATTACTAGAAAAAGGTGAAATGAAGGTCAATTGTATTTTGGAAGGAGCCTACATAGAATTGCGTGGTGCTACACAGTTATGGGCGTTATTGGTACATGCAGGATATCTTACAATAAAAGCGAAGGTAAGCTTTGATGAGTATGTATTAAGGATTGTAAATGGAGAAGTAAAACAAGATTTAATACAAATTTTAAAAAGAATTTTTTCATTAGATGATTGTAATGTATATGAGATGTTTGAAATGATACAAGAAGGAAAAATGAAAGAATTTGAAGAAGCCTATCAGGAAATTTTATTCAATTATCCCAGCTATTTTGATTTAAAGGATGAAAACAGTTATCATGTTTTGATGTTGGGATTATGCATCATCGTAAGTGATAGCTATGAAATCATGAGTAATCAAGAAAAGGGATATGGGAGAGCAGATATATATTTGAAATCAAAAAAAGGCCAGCGAGATATCGTCATAGAAATGAAGTATGCAGAAAGCGAAACAGAAGAAAGTTTATTAGCTTCTGCGGAAAAAGCGATGGCACAAATTTTAAATAAACATTATGGTGATGATGCGATAAAAATTGGTATTGGAAATCATCAGAAGAAAGCGAAAATGATTTGGAAAGATATAAAATAA
- a CDS encoding metallophosphoesterase, giving the protein MKKLLKILSVLVILALLLAGVFFYSIYISVDRVSLNYTTLTSPKISADMNDIKIAMISDIKYNGFMGKDRLTKMINELNDANCDIVLFGGDMFDNPATKEPDSAVVKELTDILKSIQAPLGKFAVLGDQDQVNDDVKNIVSDILYQSNFEILTNQAIRIRNHTKNSITLVGIDSLINGNPNPDSAFKTISEDEYNIVLTHCPDLISSADFNSNYVDAMFAGHSLGGQIYLPVIGPLKTFDGARSYNHGMYTVNKTKLFVSNGLGTIDIDMRLFAPPEIMIFRLQNGNAA; this is encoded by the coding sequence GTGAAGAAATTATTAAAAATCTTATCTGTATTAGTGATTCTCGCCTTACTTTTGGCTGGTGTCTTCTTCTACAGTATTTATATATCCGTTGACCGTGTATCCTTAAATTATACAACCCTTACCTCACCTAAAATATCTGCGGATATGAATGATATTAAAATTGCTATGATATCTGATATCAAATACAATGGGTTTATGGGAAAAGATCGATTAACAAAGATGATCAATGAATTAAATGATGCAAATTGTGATATTGTATTATTTGGTGGTGACATGTTTGATAATCCTGCCACCAAAGAACCAGACAGTGCAGTTGTTAAAGAATTGACGGATATCTTAAAAAGTATTCAGGCTCCTTTAGGTAAATTTGCGGTATTGGGTGATCAGGATCAAGTTAATGACGATGTTAAAAATATTGTTTCTGATATCCTTTATCAATCTAATTTTGAAATATTAACAAATCAGGCAATCCGTATTCGTAATCATACAAAAAACAGTATTACCTTGGTTGGTATTGATTCTTTGATCAATGGCAATCCAAATCCTGACAGTGCCTTTAAAACGATTAGTGAGGATGAATACAATATCGTATTGACACACTGCCCTGATCTTATTTCAAGTGCAGACTTCAACAGCAATTATGTAGATGCGATGTTCGCCGGTCATTCTCTTGGTGGACAGATTTATTTACCTGTCATTGGGCCATTAAAAACCTTTGATGGCGCAAGAAGTTATAATCATGGCATGTATACTGTGAATAAAACGAAATTGTTTGTGTCCAATGGTCTTGGCACCATTGATATTGATATGCGTTTATTCGCCCCACCGGAAATTATGATCTTCCGTTTGCAAAATGGAAATGCCGCTTAA
- a CDS encoding peptide deformylase — MYIHYDNIVKDTDSVVRQKSEKVNLPLSEEDKTLLHDLFVYVKDSQDAEIAEREDLRPAVGIAAIQIGIPKRMLAVVVPGEEEDEVFEYALANPRIVSESVQKAYLKNGEGCLSVEEEHEGIVPRSARVTVKGYDLLQDKEVTIKAKNYLAIVLQHEIDHFSGTLFYDRINEDDPWRAIQDAVVIE, encoded by the coding sequence ATGTATATTCATTATGATAATATCGTTAAAGATACAGACAGTGTTGTACGTCAAAAAAGTGAAAAAGTCAATCTTCCTTTAAGTGAAGAAGATAAGACTTTGTTACATGATTTATTTGTTTATGTAAAAGACAGTCAGGACGCAGAAATTGCAGAACGTGAAGATCTTCGTCCAGCAGTTGGTATTGCGGCTATTCAAATTGGTATTCCAAAAAGAATGCTGGCTGTTGTTGTTCCAGGTGAGGAAGAAGATGAAGTCTTTGAATATGCGCTGGCTAATCCACGCATTGTTTCTGAATCTGTACAAAAGGCCTATTTAAAGAATGGTGAAGGCTGTTTATCAGTAGAAGAAGAACATGAAGGCATTGTCCCTCGTAGTGCACGTGTGACTGTAAAAGGATATGATTTATTACAAGATAAAGAAGTAACCATTAAGGCTAAAAACTATCTTGCGATTGTTTTACAGCATGAAATTGATCATTTTTCAGGAACTTTATTCTATGATCGTATCAATGAAGATGATCCATGGCGTGCTATCCAGGATGCCGTTGTGATTGAATAA
- the pheT gene encoding phenylalanine--tRNA ligase subunit beta, with amino-acid sequence MIISRKWLSQYMDVSDLSIEELADKITNSGSEVEGIEKMSQGTNLVIGKVLECVDHPDSDHLHVCKVDLGEKIEQIVCGAPNVAAGQKVIVARVGAKLPGGEIKAGMIRGQESNGMICSLLELGVDAHMLSEESKNGIEVLDEDAPVGNCDPLGYLGLDDEILDIGLTPNRNDCMAAWSMALEAGAVLHKEVKIPYADGAASVGTETKLHVSSETEKCPLFLGKVINHVTIKESPKWMKELLMASGMKSINNVVDISNIVMLETGQPLHFYDIHAIPAQEITVKDGIEEVYTALDGIEYQLTKDDIVITTEGKPIGIAGVMGGDDSKIEDTTTGIIIEAAVFNHVSIRNTARRLNLNTDASVRYQKGIEPMATFKAMDRAVQLLCEYADASGLEETKQYGSNNYTPVEFDVNLASINKLLGTDFGEEEVMQVLCDLHLQPVKNGEDIHVVIPSYRTDLSIEEDIAEELIRILGYDRLPSTLPELPATLGALNKRQALRRKFRGMLADLGYNEAVTYSLVGQKEIDDAVMGQEHVYELASPMSEDHKYVRNSILPSLLECIAYNQARSIKDIALYEMSNVYGVGEVEERLCVVASGALHKNRWQKYSVDVDFYTMKGLLEAIMASIGYDAKRIMFKENKTDMKNFHPYRSAEVYLGKELLGILGQIHPAVAKRYGINETVAMEINMEILLKNKPAKVKFTEISKYPSVTRDYALVVQEDVKVADIISSIKKNGKLEKENIIQNVEVFDVYMGEHVEAGYKSIALTVTFQSFNKTLKDTEINEIHEKIMASLKKDVNAELRA; translated from the coding sequence ATGATCATAAGTAGAAAATGGTTAAGTCAATATATGGATGTAAGTGATCTAAGCATTGAAGAATTAGCAGATAAGATCACAAATAGTGGTTCTGAAGTAGAAGGAATCGAAAAAATGAGCCAGGGAACTAATCTGGTCATAGGAAAAGTTTTAGAATGTGTAGATCATCCAGATAGTGATCATTTACATGTTTGTAAAGTAGATCTGGGTGAAAAAATTGAACAGATCGTTTGTGGAGCGCCAAATGTGGCAGCTGGACAGAAGGTCATTGTGGCACGTGTTGGCGCAAAACTTCCTGGTGGTGAAATCAAAGCAGGTATGATTCGTGGACAGGAAAGCAATGGTATGATATGTTCTTTATTAGAACTTGGCGTAGATGCACATATGCTGAGTGAAGAAAGTAAGAATGGTATTGAAGTATTAGATGAAGATGCACCTGTAGGAAACTGTGATCCATTAGGGTATTTAGGATTAGATGATGAAATTTTAGATATCGGGTTAACACCAAATCGTAATGATTGTATGGCCGCATGGTCTATGGCTTTAGAAGCTGGTGCTGTATTACATAAAGAAGTAAAAATTCCTTATGCAGATGGTGCTGCATCTGTTGGTACAGAAACAAAACTACATGTATCCAGTGAAACAGAAAAATGTCCATTGTTCTTAGGTAAAGTGATCAATCATGTGACGATCAAAGAATCACCAAAATGGATGAAAGAACTGTTGATGGCATCTGGTATGAAATCTATCAATAATGTTGTGGATATCAGTAACATTGTCATGTTAGAAACTGGTCAGCCATTGCACTTTTATGATATTCATGCAATACCTGCACAGGAGATTACTGTAAAAGATGGTATTGAAGAAGTATATACAGCATTAGATGGTATTGAATATCAATTAACAAAAGATGATATCGTTATTACTACAGAAGGCAAACCAATTGGTATTGCTGGTGTCATGGGTGGAGATGACAGTAAGATTGAAGATACAACAACAGGTATCATAATCGAAGCTGCTGTATTCAATCATGTATCTATCCGTAATACAGCACGTCGTTTAAATCTGAATACAGATGCAAGTGTCCGTTATCAGAAAGGTATTGAGCCAATGGCTACCTTTAAGGCAATGGATCGTGCTGTTCAATTACTGTGTGAATATGCAGATGCCAGTGGTTTAGAAGAAACCAAACAATATGGTTCTAATAACTATACACCAGTAGAATTTGATGTGAATTTAGCAAGTATCAATAAATTACTGGGTACTGATTTTGGGGAAGAAGAAGTCATGCAGGTATTATGTGATTTGCATTTACAGCCTGTTAAAAACGGGGAAGACATTCATGTTGTAATCCCAAGTTATCGTACCGATCTATCTATTGAAGAAGATATCGCAGAAGAACTGATTCGTATCTTAGGATATGATCGTTTACCTAGTACATTACCAGAGCTTCCAGCTACCCTTGGCGCATTAAACAAGCGTCAGGCTTTGAGAAGAAAATTCCGTGGTATGTTGGCAGACTTAGGCTACAATGAAGCTGTGACATATTCTTTAGTAGGTCAAAAAGAAATCGATGATGCTGTAATGGGACAGGAACATGTTTATGAATTAGCTTCACCAATGAGTGAAGATCATAAATATGTACGTAACTCTATTTTACCAAGTCTATTGGAATGTATTGCATACAATCAGGCAAGAAGCATCAAGGATATTGCGTTATATGAAATGAGCAATGTATACGGTGTAGGTGAAGTAGAAGAACGTTTATGTGTTGTCGCTAGTGGCGCATTACATAAAAACCGTTGGCAGAAATACAGTGTCGATGTGGACTTCTATACCATGAAGGGTCTGTTGGAAGCAATTATGGCTTCTATTGGATATGATGCAAAACGTATCATGTTTAAGGAAAACAAAACAGATATGAAAAACTTCCACCCATATCGCAGCGCAGAAGTATATCTTGGAAAAGAGTTGCTGGGTATCTTAGGTCAGATTCATCCAGCTGTTGCAAAGAGATATGGTATCAATGAAACTGTTGCTATGGAAATCAATATGGAAATCCTGTTAAAGAATAAACCGGCAAAAGTAAAATTCACAGAAATCAGTAAATATCCATCTGTGACTCGTGACTATGCACTTGTTGTACAAGAAGATGTCAAGGTAGCGGATATTATTTCCAGCATTAAGAAAAATGGTAAACTGGAAAAAGAAAATATTATTCAAAATGTAGAAGTATTCGATGTTTATATGGGAGAACATGTAGAAGCAGGATACAAGTCTATCGCATTGACAGTAACATTCCAGTCTTTCAATAAGACATTGAAGGATACAGAAATCAATGAAATTCATGAAAAAATTATGGCTTCCTTAAAGAAGGATGTCAACGCAGAATTAAGAGCATAA
- a CDS encoding ribonuclease J, whose protein sequence is MNNYHNNKQGAPRTHQDPTRNSYNKMNTERNDTLIYALGGLGEVGKNMYCFEHENEILIVDAGVRFPEDNLLGVDYVIPDYGYLVKNNRKRKVLVITHGHEDHIGGIPFLLKSVDIEAIYAPAFAVALINKKLEERKMLRSVKLIEINDRSSLKMNYFTCGFFNTTHSIPDSLGILINTPNGRIVTTGDFKFDLTPVGNNADYQVMAYMGQIGVDLLLSDSTNSGVEDFSISEKKVAQEILDIMKKTSGRLIVATFASNIYRVSQILEAAVACGRKVIIFGRSMENVVTIGRKMGKIKVGEQHFLSIDQLSTTPANKTCIVCTGSQGEPLAALSRIANGTHRYIKLIPGDTVIFSSSPIPGNGASVNQVVNKLFRAGANVLTKSVLTNLHTTGHASQEEQKLMLQLIKPKYFMPVHGEYKMLKQHKDTAIETGIPRENIFTCANGDVLILRDHKVYESSFRIPADDIYVDGNDISGVSTAVLKDRKILADNGLVAVIIAIDSKDNKVLCKPVIVSRGFVFIKDSQGLLKEAEMIVYDALNEKMKQRTTFSDLKNTVRGSLEPFLYNKTHRNPIVIPVIINSKSAMQAMAQARAARMAGKRIPRNNVAPATEKQEKAE, encoded by the coding sequence ATGAATAACTATCATAACAATAAACAAGGCGCACCTAGAACTCATCAAGATCCAACAAGAAACAGTTATAATAAAATGAATACGGAGCGTAATGACACTTTAATCTATGCATTAGGTGGATTAGGCGAAGTAGGTAAAAATATGTACTGCTTTGAACATGAAAATGAGATTTTGATTGTGGATGCAGGTGTACGATTCCCAGAGGACAATCTTTTGGGTGTCGATTACGTCATTCCAGATTATGGATATCTGGTAAAAAACAACCGCAAGCGCAAAGTGCTTGTCATTACACATGGACATGAGGACCACATTGGTGGTATTCCCTTCCTGTTGAAAAGCGTGGATATTGAAGCAATTTATGCGCCAGCATTTGCAGTTGCTTTGATTAATAAAAAATTGGAAGAACGCAAAATGCTTCGCAGTGTGAAGCTGATTGAGATCAATGATCGCAGTTCTTTAAAAATGAATTATTTTACATGTGGTTTCTTTAATACCACACACTCTATTCCTGATTCCTTGGGAATTTTAATCAATACACCTAATGGCAGAATTGTCACTACCGGCGACTTTAAGTTCGATTTAACACCGGTTGGAAACAATGCGGACTATCAGGTCATGGCCTATATGGGACAAATTGGCGTCGATTTATTATTAAGTGATTCCACAAACTCAGGTGTTGAAGACTTCTCTATTTCAGAGAAAAAAGTCGCACAGGAGATTTTAGATATCATGAAGAAAACCAGCGGTCGTTTAATTGTCGCAACATTTGCATCTAATATATATCGTGTATCACAGATATTAGAAGCAGCTGTCGCATGTGGCCGTAAGGTAATCATCTTCGGACGCAGTATGGAAAACGTCGTAACGATTGGACGAAAGATGGGTAAAATCAAAGTTGGCGAACAGCATTTCTTATCCATTGACCAGTTGTCTACAACTCCTGCGAATAAAACATGTATCGTATGTACTGGAAGTCAAGGTGAACCTCTTGCGGCATTAAGCCGTATTGCCAATGGAACACATCGTTATATCAAACTGATTCCAGGTGATACTGTTATCTTCTCCAGTTCCCCAATTCCAGGAAATGGTGCAAGTGTAAATCAGGTTGTCAATAAGCTGTTTCGTGCTGGTGCCAACGTATTAACAAAATCCGTCTTAACCAATCTGCATACAACAGGACATGCCTCCCAGGAGGAACAAAAGCTGATGCTGCAGTTGATTAAGCCAAAATATTTTATGCCAGTGCATGGTGAATATAAGATGCTGAAGCAGCACAAGGATACAGCAATAGAAACAGGTATTCCTAGAGAAAACATCTTCACATGTGCAAATGGCGATGTATTGATTTTACGTGATCACAAGGTATATGAAAGCAGCTTTAGAATTCCTGCAGACGATATCTATGTTGATGGAAATGACATCAGCGGTGTATCAACGGCAGTGCTGAAAGACCGTAAGATCTTAGCGGACAATGGTCTTGTGGCAGTTATTATCGCAATAGATTCCAAAGACAACAAAGTTCTTTGTAAACCTGTCATTGTATCTCGTGGCTTTGTCTTTATCAAAGACAGCCAGGGACTATTAAAAGAAGCAGAAATGATTGTGTATGATGCATTGAATGAAAAGATGAAACAACGTACAACCTTCTCTGATTTAAAGAATACCGTACGTGGATCATTAGAACCATTCCTTTACAACAAAACGCATCGTAATCCAATCGTAATCCCTGTTATTATAAATTCTAAATCCGCAATGCAGGCAATGGCACAAGCAAGAGCTGCCAGAATGGCTGGTAAACGTATTCCTAGAAACAATGTAGCACCTGCTACTGAAAAACAAGAAAAAGCTGAATAA